The Elusimicrobiota bacterium genome includes a region encoding these proteins:
- the queD gene encoding 6-carboxytetrahydropterin synthase QueD, with product MNYKASVTKSFSAAHALNKYKGKCENLHGHNWKVKVSLSSNKLDKTGMVMDFTDIKAVLKSILSRLDHKYLNKVPPFDKINPTAENIAEYIFEKLIKSIKLPIKINEVEVWESETSSATVSR from the coding sequence ATGAATTATAAAGCCTCCGTTACAAAATCATTTTCGGCAGCCCATGCTCTCAATAAATATAAGGGAAAATGCGAAAATCTTCACGGCCATAATTGGAAAGTAAAGGTTTCGTTGTCAAGTAATAAATTAGACAAAACCGGCATGGTTATGGATTTCACAGACATAAAAGCTGTCCTTAAATCAATTTTATCAAGGCTTGACCACAAATATCTTAACAAAGTACCCCCTTTTGACAAAATTAATCCTACCGCAGAAAACATTGCTGAATATATTTTTGAGAAACTGATTAAATCAATTAAACTGCCAATAAAAATCAATGAAGTTGAAGTTTGGGAAAGTGAAACTTCATCGGCAACGGTGTCAAGATAA